The genomic window TACTCTGTGTTTAATGCACACCTTAAGATTGGACTCTATATTGTATCTCATATGGACTTAAACTGTTTAAACAAGAAAATCAATATAATTCCTATGGGTTGATCCAATCATCGATCATTTTCTACAAACATACAATAGGGTTGATTTATTCTCAGTTTAGGGGCAGATTAGGAATATTTCCAGAACTATCTAATAGGTGGTTTTAAGGAGTTTAACCAAGAAACCATTTAGTTATTCTTGTAATCcaaattaaaatacaattataCACAGTATTTACATACCTGGGACTGCATCTCATTCTTTTTAGTCTGCATCAGTGAAAGTTTGGAGAAATCCATAAggcctataaaataaaataatcaatgatAACAAAATATGTAAACTGTTAATCAAAACTGCATCAACACTgtttaaatcatgttttcaaCAAATCAAGGGGAAAATTTGGCTTTTGTTGAAGATAATGTTACATACAGATTTAAACTACAGTAACCAATATTTTAGATAGGCAACGAGGAATGTTTTTACATAAACAAGTTTTATCTACACaatttgttattgttgttgtttgcCTTGTACATTAAATTTTTCCGATGAGTCAATTACTGGTGGCTAGTGTGGTCTATTGTACAATCTAATATTTTTGTAATCACTAACATCCACTTAATGAATTATTTAGCAAGTAAACTTCATTCTGTAAACAAATTCAATGTccacatattaaaataaaaactggACCACTCTGACCAATCAGCTATATCCGAAACAATAATGTATCCAAAATGCAATATAAATTCTGAAtcttaatattattgaaacaaaaCCATTACCTCGTTCTTCAATAATCTGTGATCCCTCCCTCGCTGATCCCACAACCTTTCCAGTATTTTCAGTCACCCCTTTGGATGCCTCTGATAATGAAGTTAGTTTTTTACTTCTCCTATCAGCCTTGACCTTTGAGGCAACAACCAGTTGAGCTGTACTTGCAGCAATCTCATTAGAACAGACAATTAACTCCTCAAACTTCCCTTCTCCCCTCACTACCTTGTCTGCAGCTTCCCTGTAAATATTCAATAATTCTACTGTTAATTAGAAatttttgcatgcatttattatcaCAATTTTTAGCTTCCAAAATGTGCTTATGAGCATTAATAAGATTAaggttaaggtggtaccaaataccttgactaaaattaatttggattgtttaattttcataaaactttgacaaatactaactttgaccctttgacaaaaaaaaagaaaaatcaaaaaattgAATGACACTTTATCGGAAATATTTCATCTGATATATAACGTTTgacaaaaaattatattgatcATTGAAATGCTTAACAATTCCTTAACAAAAGAAtgtgagttatctccctgtagtattatgtaccaccttaatccAGAATATACTTGGTTTACAATAAATATTATATCTTGTCATTTAAAATAACTTACATCAATGCTGTGGCTCCCCAGCCTACAGCTTTAGCTGCTGATAACAATCCTTCTGTCCATCTGTGATTCTTCTTATAAAACTCTTTTTCTGTTGATGTTCcctataaaacaatatttaataagATGAGGTGGTATAAATAAGAAAGACTTCTTCAATAATCATAGAATGTGGTAAAATTTGTGTATAGGTACCAATTTAATGCTCTCCCATCTGTACTGCCATGAATTTTAACACAGTATTATGtctcaaaacaaaaatgatttatgttagagtcatttttttaatttcaaaatagtgAGATTAAAagttacagaaaataaaaaaatcctttgaagaacaatacttttttttacaatcaataaataaatacaaataactGCTACATCGATGCTAATGTACTACAGTATTGTTGTCAtcttccattaaaaaaaaagtctaaatGATATGCATTAATGGCTCTAAATAATAATGTGTATTTCTCACCCTGCCCTGTGCCACTATTTCCTTCTGTAAATCTCTTGATCTTTCTATCAATATTCGTATTGCCTACAATTAATACATTTgtcatacaattttttaaatataataagaaTATTGTGTTGTGTTTGCAGGTAATGTTTTGAAGCATAGTCACTTATTCCAATTTAtcaaaagaaaactgaaaatgaGGTAAATTTGCAACAGATTTTTACTTCTTCTTAGTTGTGCTGTAACACAAGGTTAAAGAGAAGCTTACCGGGGAAGCGTTCATAAACATATCTAACAGGACCCCAGTCTATATATGCTGGTCCCAAGACTGTCgtttgtctgtcatatttttttccccatttattattttgttcatcaGTCAGGTTGTTTTATTGTGGTACATTTTTTCAAGTCTGTGCCTATTGCTTACTgtatggtatgggttttgatcattgtATGACGTTCTACGTTCTAAAATTCTTAAATCTGCTTCATTTTGAATCTGTATTAGGGATAATGGAAACCTTATCAAGCATTTGGTGACTTCATTTTTGCCTTGGGAATACAAATAGCTAAACAATGTCAAATATATACAGACTTGACAGGATTTTGTCtaagtaaaatcaaaatcaaattcaaacttttgaaatcaaaataacttAACCTATGGATAGTATTTACATATACTTACATGCATAAGACTAGTACAAGAGTCTAGTATACTCTCGTTTACTTTCAATTCTACACCACTTGTCGCTTCTCTTGTCTTCTCCAACATTTCCTaaaaaacataataatacagCTAAATGTTATCATGTAGGTTCATTATCATTCGTCACATACCAATTTGTCATGGATTTCATTGGTCAGGTGAACAACTAatttaaacaatcaacaaaatacaaatctACAATAGGAATGTGTGTAGACTTTCATCataccatgaaatcaaatatcaacgatATTGActaccacgaaaataaatgaatctacagtattgcTTACAATGTTACTTCTTGTCCAAATCAATACTGTCAATGCCTTCCagttgtttattgttgaaggccaatcAGTGATCTATAGATTTTTACTTCTATTTCATTTGGTCTTTAATGGAGAGTTTCTTTTGGCAATCATTCCaaatcttcttatctttatatcaACAAAGAAGATAACAGGTAAAAATAAAACTCTTCTCATTGACATTTCTGTACaattattcataattttttgtttggttgctgtctcattgatgatCACCCACATCTTTAGTCCACCTCAAAGACTCTTTCCTACTTACAGCTATTCTTCTAGCAGCCATCTCAATAGCTGATGTAGTGGACTGCATCTCTGTATCGACAAGGTCCCCAATCTCCTTCTCTTTGATCTCCACAGACTTGGGAACCAGATCTTCTGCCAGtgttatcattttctttacacaCTGTACAGCATGGTTAACATCAGATTCTATGCTAGCACCTGCAACATGTTTACATTCAAAATGAGAAACATGAGATATATCTTTGAAAAGATAGATCAATGTCTGgtaataatttacattttaggTACATCCATCTACATTTGTACTACCAAAGTAATCACTGGTAGCTTTGTGCACAGTTTCTAATTCAGACTTTACTATTTCAATTATTACTCCTTCACTATTATGAATCAATCAATTTTGTAATAATTTCTCTAACACATGAACCCCATCGTCTGTAGGGATATAAGTTATAATGGCTTCAATTTTCATTTCACCAAATTCAAGGATTACAAATTCATTAGACCAGTTGACTAAGGAAAATAATAGCAAATTATGACTTGTAGGCAGTAGTCCTTAATATAACATACGTTAATTCTTAACAAAACTTAAGTAGGAATCAAGTACACTATTTTAAGGCTTGATATGAATTTTCCATGTATTATTTACAATCTAACATGTATTTACCTTGTCCTAATGTATCAAGCACCTTAAGTCCACTTTCACCAGCTTCTCTACAAGCATTACCTAACTCTGCAATATGAAGAGCAATTATATTTCATTGAatctttttttaaagtcaatttgATATAGTTCTTACTATAAGAAATATCAAAGTGAAAAAATATGCTCCTTACAGTCAATCAATGCTTTAACACTTTGGGTACCATTCTGATATCTATTTCGCTAactgtttcattattcaaagaaATAGAATTAACTGTGAACACTTCACAAATTCATGCATTTAAAGGAACTAcactaatatatttttaatagatCTAACAACACAAATACCTCCAAAATACATACTTTATTATTATAGcaacaatgaaaacaatatattggGATTTTGTATAACCAAACTATTCTAGATTTTGGTAACAGTGTGAGCATGTTTATGCATAACATCAGATTAAGACTTAAACACTTTTAAAAGGCATGATCCCTTATTTACAtagttttatcagaaaaaaaatcattaaacactttttttatttGTGGACCCTTGTTTTTCCCTGATGcagaaaaaactaaaaaaaattgtcaagtctTACCTTCACCAGCTTCAAGGTTAGCTGAATGTGTTGTAGCAATACCATGAATCACACAGTCTCCAAAGTGATGTGAAAATCCAGTGATTGTTTTAACAAGATTGGCCAACTCTGAAAtgataatattgtttcatttataCAGTGAAACTTTCATATAGTTGAAAGATATATGTTTAATGACATTCAAAGTACAGATGATTAAAATTAAtccttttaattttgaaattatgactacttttcataatttttcaatcactTGTCAATTTGAAAATATAGACATTTAATTTCAACCAAATGGACAATATTTTCTTAGTTTACACGGAGCAGAAATAGTTTAATTGATTGTGAAGTTCTTTAGTATTCAATCTTTTGTTGAAAGTttagcttttaatatttttttacaattcatCTTAATGTTGACTGTATACCTGTTCTGTCACCATTATATTTTCCCTGCATTCCTTTGATCATTTCCAAACTAGATAGCACTGGTTCTGTTCTCATTAACAAGAATTCTAAACACAAAATAATAGTCATTACAGTACACAGACAATACATGTACTTGGTTTTATTGCAAactatcaagaaaattatcaTACAAATAAACatgacaagaatgtgtccatagtacacggatgccctatctgcactatcattttctatgttcagtggactgttaaaatggggtaaaatctctaatttggcattaaaattagaaagatcatattataaagaacttgtgtactaaatttcaatttgattggacttcaacctcatcaaaaactaactcgaccaaaaactttaacatagagcgggacaaacgaacggacaaacagacagacgaacgaacggacacacTGACTagaaaacaaaatgcccataaatggggcataaaaataatgagATATAGTATTTAATgctaattgcaaatgagacaactattaatcaaagttcaaatgaagtggatgttagcaattaAAGCCCTGTTACATTTACTTACCTGCTGTACATTTCACAGCTATGTGTGTAGGATTTTGAAACTGATCTAAAGCATCTTGTATAATGACCTTGCCCTCTTTTATAGACGCATCTGTAAGAAAAAGTATCTAAATGATGGTACAACTAACAAGTGTTCAATGAAATGCAACTATTTGACCTGAGAATTATAATATCtcattcaaaacagaaaattctTTGTAAAGTACTTGACTTGACCCGTATTCAACATTGACAATCAAAACTTATTTAATAGAAATCTTATTTCTggataatatttcaaattttcatgtTAACTAACAGGCATCAGCAAgctaatataaaacataatatataaacaTGCCTTGCCATGCAAACATAAACAAATTTCACCTTGATGAATTCTACTTTGATATCCATATGAACAATAAACACACAGAAAATTCTTGCCTAAAATGGAAATAGCCAGACTTACCCAATAATTGTTTATGTATCAAATCTATATCTCCTGATAGTTTTTGTTCTGTGTTTTGTTTATCTGATTGACTTTGACTCAGTCTGGATTCTAAATCTGATATCTGTTGTTTAAGCTGTTGTTCTAAGGATTTCTTGTCTGACATTTCTTGTTCCAATTTTgtctagaaaataaaataaacattgctACATCTGAGAGCTAGTGTCTgatatttcataatttatttcaCATACTTatgtaagaaaaataaacaagtgaaactgcgagctactgctcactgatgatacccccgccgcaagtggataatattaatagtgtaaaaatatgcaagtgttcggtaaacaggaagttgtcgagtgatgaatctaaaaacgcatcacacggtatagctgacttatataaatcctgagaccaaatttcagaaatccttgtattgtagttcctgagaaaaatgtgacgaaaattttcaacttggctatcatgtgtaaaatcatacaagtgttcggtaaacaggaagttgtcgagtgatcaatctgaaaacgcatcacacggtatagctgacttagataaaccctgaaaccaaatttcagaaatccttgtattgtagttcctgagaaaaatgcgacgaaaaatattcatgggacggacggactgactgacggactgacggaaggacagacagaggttaaacagtatacccccccttttttaaagcggggtaTAAATACATGAAGATATTAAAGCTGAATTAGGACCCGTGTAGCATGCTAGTAAGAAACTTCTTTGCAGAACGAAATGGCATGGGAAATGTAATTTATACTTCCAACTCCATTTTCATTTGGATTACCCTAAACCAATAGaatatgatgattttgaaaaatgtaattaaacatatgGAGAtaagacaatttttttattttcaaaagaggTATTACATCCACATACCTTTAACTCTTGTAATTGATGATCAAGTTCAGTGTCTGAAGactctttttctatttttaatgcTGTAAATTGTTGTTGTAAAGTAGTTATTTCCCCTGTTAGAGAACTCTCCTGTGTCCTTTTCTCATCCTCTAATTCATTTAACTGTGTTTGCAGATTAGAACATTCTTCTTCAGATGCTTGTAACTGGTTCATTAAACTAGACTTAGTGTCCTCCAACATCTTTAATTGATTTTCTAAATGCTGAAAGATATTTACGTGTTTGAAAATTTCCTATTACAAATAATAACTAGATGTAAAATAATGCATCTTTCATTTTCTTTACTTACATTTAGTACTTAGTAAAAAGATTACACTACAATCTGCAATTTTAACTAAAATGGTGGTTTCTAAAAAACCACACCTAAAGTTTCcaaaatagtttttaaataatGCATCCTTCAGGTAAATACTATTCCAGGTAGTCTACACCTCTATGCAATATGTCAGACTGAAATAACTACATTTAATAATTAGTTTCAGATCAGTTACATTTTTAAAGTGTATTGCTCCCAATGTTCATACCAGTTTGATTTTTATAGACTTTTGGTATGAGCATAGCTTAGTACTTTTCTCAATGCTTCACAATGAAATGTAACCTAAATTGTCAGTAATTTTTATATTCCTTAATCATAGCTGAACACAGTTGATGTAGTAAATCAAGTATTTTGTTACTtttcttttaaagttaaatataaacatgTGCTATAAACAAATAGAAGATGTACATAAGTAACATAGTACACTGGTTAATTGACTAGGTCTAAACAGGACAGAACCCTTAAGAATAGATAAAGGTCTGTAGTAACATAGTACACTGGTTAATTGACTAGGTCTAAACAGGACAGAACCCTTAAGAATAGATAAAGGTCTGTAGTAACATAGTACACTGGTTAATTGACCAGGTCTAAACAGGACAGAACCCTTAAGAATAGATAAAGGTCTGTAGTAACATAGTACACTGGTTAATTGACTAGGTCTAAACAGGACAGAACCCTTAAGAATAGATAAAGGTCTGTAGTAACATAGTACACTGGTTAATTGACCAGGTCTAAACAGGACAGAACCCTTAAGAATAGATAAAGGTCTGTAGTAATGTTATCAATTGAATTTATCATTTCTACATGTATTTTTCCCAATgctcatttattttattttcaatacactCTTTATTGGGTCTAACAATGAAACATCAACTTATTTTACAACaccataaacattttaaaatatacctCAATGTGGATGTCTTCCATGTTCTTCACTAAGTCTGGATTCTGTAAATATGTGCATGTTACATCAGACATAGCTGTAGGGTACCAGTACCTACATGCTTCTGGTATCTAACAGCTGATAATGTCACATGTTACATCAAACATGGCTGCAGGGTACCAGTACCTACATGCTTCTGGTACCTAACAGCTGATAATGTCACATGTTACATCAGACATTACTGTAGGGTACCATTATTTACATGCTTCTGGTACCTAACAGCTGATAATGTCACATGTTACATCAGACATAGCTGTAGGGTACCAGTAACAACATGCTTCTGGTACGAAACAGCAGAAAATGTCACATGCACATCAAAATCTAATTCATGGGTGTGGGGTTTCTCAATACTAAACCATGCATTTTTAATGCACATTTACATTCTGAATCAAGACCATGCACAATATAACATGCCAACCTCTTTATCTGTTTGAAGGTCTGTATTTTTAGCCATTGTCATGGCCAGCTGGGACGAGGTCTGGTCAGCACTTTGTTTTAGACTTTCCTGAATGACCTTTCTCTCTTGTTCTATTCGGTCCATCTCTGATTTGGATTCCTAAATCAAAAACATGCAACATGGCATGCAAGTCACATACACAATGCATAAAAGATTAAAAACTAGAACAATAACAGACTGATCCATTCCAATTAATTAGATGACAGACGATTCACCATTTTAGTTCATAGCTAACAGAAACAAGCTGCTCACATTCATTTTCATTACTGTGAAACCAAAAAATAAAGTATCACAACTACACAAAACTCTCTTTATTTACAAGTGTCTGAGACcagattattatttattttttctaaatctttttCATACTATTCACTAGCCATCACTTCCATGCATTTTTGTAACAGGAATTACATTGCCATGCTTTTGATTTTCATTGTAAAGGAAGAAACTGGTACAAGTTAATAACTAACTTAATTTAGTTTTAATTATCTATTCTATCGGATCAGTTTTGTATTAGTTAAGGTattacctaacactacagggagataactctgtaaagtcagctaaacgttttaattacgttgtgttgtaaaaggaatattaagcttctcaatgatcagaattggtgtttgtcaaattgctatataaccagtgtaaattttctgacaaaatggttggttcaaattttttttttttttatatttttgttaaagtgtcaaagtaaatactttgacaaaattttatgaaaattaaacgagccaaataattttagtgaaagtgttgggtaccaccttaaagtatCTAAATCTCATTCATTAACTTCACATGCAAGCATTTATTTTAGTACAGCCAAAAATTGTATTCATAAgagtttcaaaaaaaatatcaggtttaattttgtaatttcagTACAGTAacttaaatatacaaaatacttTGGCATTAAAACTGTTAACAAAAGTGTTCTCTATTGATATAATGAAATTACTTTTAACAAATTGAAACGTTAAATAATAAACAGAAGtaatattacaattataaaactttaaaaaaaaaaaaaagagttatctaacttaattttttaagaaaaaaatatatgttgccATCAATATCTGATCACTCCTTTATTTAGTACATGCTATGTTGTAAGTGTTGTAATCTGTATTCTCTTGCATAttaagttttgtttgttttcttgattttttttgtgttttgtcatcataatgatttaaatgataaaactgtCATaattagaaaatgttgttttgaaaGCTACTATATCTTGTTTTTATATCTATTCTGTATTTGTTATACACAAAACAAGAGATTTTGTAAATACATGTTTTCAAAAACTTGTAAAAGTTCttcatataattatacaatatgtTTACCACAATGGCATAATTGTTGATCATCCCTGTAAGGGGTATTTTTGCTGATATGCCTCACTCCTAAAAATGCTAAACTGATATctgttttgtcttttcaaaatcttCATTATGTTCACTAACCTGTAGTAATTGTTCCTTTTCAGCAACAGTTCTTTTCTCTGCATCTAATTTCTTTGTTACTTCAGCATTCTGTAAATATATTAAAACTCTGTATTAGTATTAGTGAAAACAAGCTAAAACTTAGATATTTCAAAAcctaaaaaaattgcaattttttatTGTAAGTACTTGAGAATAACTATATTGCAACTTAAGCCTTGTGCATGAAAATCACAAGTAAACTctacaattttatatttgttaatcagacaacttctatttaaatagtgaaatatctgaatttactTCCTCTCCAATCTGAAATGACCAAAGAATTCAGAATCGTCTGGTTTTATTTATGTTgtgccattaaaaatatttttgactgCTGACCcctattttcttttcataattttaaaacatatagTTTAAAAGGCCATATTTAACAATCTTATCCTTATCAATTTCCTGCAAACTTTTCAATAGCTTAAATctcaaaaaacaaacaaactaaccATTCACGtttttctgctttttttgttcctttattcactcataacagtcttttaaaaagcttgttattttgaaacagagtagcaaTCATCCTTAAATAGTTTATACACTCATACTGAAGTTGCCAGATAACATTTACAACTTACTGTTCGTAATAGTGAGACATGTTCCTCTCTTAACTTCTGATATATGTCTTTCATCTTCTTGAACTTATCTTCAAATCCTTTTGCatgttctaaaagaaataaaaaatataaattttgagaCCAGGTGTGTGTCAGGTTTTCTTAATTATAAGCCTAGTAtattttaggtgtttttttttcacttctttAGTAATTGTGTGTCCATTAG from Mytilus galloprovincialis chromosome 5, xbMytGall1.hap1.1, whole genome shotgun sequence includes these protein-coding regions:
- the LOC143075698 gene encoding huntingtin-interacting protein 1-like isoform X6, which translates into the protein MTPNSCLELKYNEHVAITKAISATECPVKEKHARTIVLGTFKDHGAGLYWTIGGKLPLQGNPIIAWKFIHVLHKILRDGHPHAIPDSFKNHAILKELAKLWMHLKEGYGKLIACYCKLMVEKLNFHRKNKEIPGNLNLSDEQFAKICGSDVNNYVSRKELVIFEISVEMLDYMDEILSLQQAVFGSLDMSRSNSMTNSGQCRLAPLILCIQDSCQLYDYIVKSLFRLHSSLPPDTLSGHRDRFLSMYKRLKQFYLSSSNLQYFKNLVQVPGLPDEPPNFLIASDFSKHVKPVAVVPDEPEPEAEPEIEVEDLIDTSVSQPPVQVNNFGNGFPEVDERDHIIERLTKEIQYLRSEIERLKLEDQKILSAQKEEIARLEKILSELRLSADRSLKDNDELKKRLKQTETVHVGAATKLADAEKHAKGFEDKFKKMKDIYQKLREEHVSLLRTNAEVTKKLDAEKRTVAEKEQLLQESKSEMDRIEQERKVIQESLKQSADQTSSQLAMTMAKNTDLQTDKEHLENQLKMLEDTKSSLMNQLQASEEECSNLQTQLNELEDEKRTQESSLTGEITTLQQQFTALKIEKESSDTELDHQLQELKTKLEQEMSDKKSLEQQLKQQISDLESRLSQSQSDKQNTEQKLSGDIDLIHKQLLDASIKEGKVIIQDALDQFQNPTHIAVKCTAEFLLMRTEPVLSSLEMIKGMQGKYNGDRTELANLVKTITGFSHHFGDCVIHGIATTHSANLEAGEELGNACREAGESGLKVLDTLGQGASIESDVNHAVQCVKKMITLAEDLVPKSVEIKEKEIGDLVDTEMQSTTSAIEMAARRIAEMLEKTREATSGVELKVNESILDSCTSLMHAIRILIERSRDLQKEIVAQGRGTSTEKEFYKKNHRWTEGLLSAAKAVGWGATALMEAADKVVRGEGKFEELIVCSNEIAASTAQLVVASKVKADRRSKKLTSLSEASKGVTENTGKVVGSAREGSQIIEERGLMDFSKLSLMQTKKNEMQSQVRVLELEKELETERYKLGEIRKKHYQLAGASEGWDEEEDQECDTESPRQPGTPSPPPLEFDPFM
- the LOC143075698 gene encoding huntingtin-interacting protein 1-like isoform X3 produces the protein MSTRHLPRAIGSRGKTALEIERENFEKSQHVAITKAISATECPVKEKHARTIVLGTFKDHGAGLYWTIGGKLPLQGNPIIAWKFIHVLHKILRDGHPHAIPDSFKNHAILKELAKLWMHLKEGYGKLIACYCKLMVEKLNFHRKNKEIPGNLNLSDEQFAKICGSDVNNYFEISVEMLDYMDEILSLQQAVFGSLDMSRSNSMTNSGQCRLAPLILCIQDSCQLYDYIVKSLFRLHSSLPPDTLSGHRDRFLSMYKRLKQFYLSSSNLQYFKNLVQVPGLPDEPPNFLIASDFSKHVKPVAVVPDEPEPEAEPEIEVEDLIDTSVSQPPVQVNNFGNGFPEVDERDHIIERLTKEIQYLRSEIERLKLEDQKILSAQKEEIARLEKILSELRLSADRSLKDNDELKKRLKQTETVHVGAATKLADAEKHAKGFEDKFKKMKDIYQKLREEHVSLLRTNAEVTKKLDAEKRTVAEKEQLLQESKSEMDRIEQERKVIQESLKQSADQTSSQLAMTMAKNTDLQTDKEHLENQLKMLEDTKSSLMNQLQASEEECSNLQTQLNELEDEKRTQESSLTGEITTLQQQFTALKIEKESSDTELDHQLQELKTKLEQEMSDKKSLEQQLKQQISDLESRLSQSQSDKQNTEQKLSGDIDLIHKQLLDASIKEGKVIIQDALDQFQNPTHIAVKCTAEFLLMRTEPVLSSLEMIKGMQGKYNGDRTELANLVKTITGFSHHFGDCVIHGIATTHSANLEAGEELGNACREAGESGLKVLDTLGQGASIESDVNHAVQCVKKMITLAEDLVPKSVEIKEKEIGDLVDTEMQSTTSAIEMAARRIAEMLEKTREATSGVELKVNESILDSCTSLMHAIRILIERSRDLQKEIVAQGRGTSTEKEFYKKNHRWTEGLLSAAKAVGWGATALMEAADKVVRGEGKFEELIVCSNEIAASTAQLVVASKVKADRRSKKLTSLSEASKGVTENTGKVVGSAREGSQIIEERGLMDFSKLSLMQTKKNEMQSQVRVLELEKELETERYKLGEIRKKHYQLAGASEGWDEEEDQECDTESPRQPGTPSPPPLEFDPFM
- the LOC143075698 gene encoding huntingtin-interacting protein 1-like isoform X2 translates to MSTRHLPRAIGSRGKTALEIERENFEKSQHVAITKAISATECPVKEKHARTIVLGTFKDHGAGLYWTIGGKLPLQGNPIIAWKFIHVLHKILRDGHPHAIPDSFKNHAILKELAKLWMHLKEGYGKLIACYCKLMVEKLNFHRKNKEIPGNLNLSDEQFAKICGSDVNNYDMRYSFEISVEMLDYMDEILSLQQAVFGSLDMSRSNSMTNSGQCRLAPLILCIQDSCQLYDYIVKSLFRLHSSLPPDTLSGHRDRFLSMYKRLKQFYLSSSNLQYFKNLVQVPGLPDEPPNFLIASDFSKHVKPVAVVPDEPEPEAEPEIEVEDLIDTSVSQPPVQVNNFGNGFPEVDERDHIIERLTKEIQYLRSEIERLKLEDQKILSAQKEEIARLEKILSELRLSADRSLKDNDELKKRLKQTETVHVGAATKLADAEKHAKGFEDKFKKMKDIYQKLREEHVSLLRTNAEVTKKLDAEKRTVAEKEQLLQESKSEMDRIEQERKVIQESLKQSADQTSSQLAMTMAKNTDLQTDKEHLENQLKMLEDTKSSLMNQLQASEEECSNLQTQLNELEDEKRTQESSLTGEITTLQQQFTALKIEKESSDTELDHQLQELKTKLEQEMSDKKSLEQQLKQQISDLESRLSQSQSDKQNTEQKLSGDIDLIHKQLLDASIKEGKVIIQDALDQFQNPTHIAVKCTAEFLLMRTEPVLSSLEMIKGMQGKYNGDRTELANLVKTITGFSHHFGDCVIHGIATTHSANLEAGEELGNACREAGESGLKVLDTLGQGASIESDVNHAVQCVKKMITLAEDLVPKSVEIKEKEIGDLVDTEMQSTTSAIEMAARRIAEMLEKTREATSGVELKVNESILDSCTSLMHAIRILIERSRDLQKEIVAQGRGTSTEKEFYKKNHRWTEGLLSAAKAVGWGATALMEAADKVVRGEGKFEELIVCSNEIAASTAQLVVASKVKADRRSKKLTSLSEASKGVTENTGKVVGSAREGSQIIEERGLMDFSKLSLMQTKKNEMQSQVRVLELEKELETERYKLGEIRKKHYQLAGASEGWDEEEDQECDTESPRQPGTPSPPPLEFDPFM
- the LOC143075698 gene encoding huntingtin-interacting protein 1-like isoform X1, with amino-acid sequence MSTRHLPRAIGSRGKTALEIERENFEKSQHVAITKAISATECPVKEKHARTIVLGTFKDHGAGLYWTIGGKLPLQGNPIIAWKFIHVLHKILRDGHPHAIPDSFKNHAILKELAKLWMHLKEGYGKLIACYCKLMVEKLNFHRKNKEIPGNLNLSDEQFAKICGSDVNNYVSRKELVIFEISVEMLDYMDEILSLQQAVFGSLDMSRSNSMTNSGQCRLAPLILCIQDSCQLYDYIVKSLFRLHSSLPPDTLSGHRDRFLSMYKRLKQFYLSSSNLQYFKNLVQVPGLPDEPPNFLIASDFSKHVKPVAVVPDEPEPEAEPEIEVEDLIDTSVSQPPVQVNNFGNGFPEVDERDHIIERLTKEIQYLRSEIERLKLEDQKILSAQKEEIARLEKILSELRLSADRSLKDNDELKKRLKQTETVHVGAATKLADAEKHAKGFEDKFKKMKDIYQKLREEHVSLLRTNAEVTKKLDAEKRTVAEKEQLLQESKSEMDRIEQERKVIQESLKQSADQTSSQLAMTMAKNTDLQTDKEHLENQLKMLEDTKSSLMNQLQASEEECSNLQTQLNELEDEKRTQESSLTGEITTLQQQFTALKIEKESSDTELDHQLQELKTKLEQEMSDKKSLEQQLKQQISDLESRLSQSQSDKQNTEQKLSGDIDLIHKQLLDASIKEGKVIIQDALDQFQNPTHIAVKCTAEFLLMRTEPVLSSLEMIKGMQGKYNGDRTELANLVKTITGFSHHFGDCVIHGIATTHSANLEAGEELGNACREAGESGLKVLDTLGQGASIESDVNHAVQCVKKMITLAEDLVPKSVEIKEKEIGDLVDTEMQSTTSAIEMAARRIAEMLEKTREATSGVELKVNESILDSCTSLMHAIRILIERSRDLQKEIVAQGRGTSTEKEFYKKNHRWTEGLLSAAKAVGWGATALMEAADKVVRGEGKFEELIVCSNEIAASTAQLVVASKVKADRRSKKLTSLSEASKGVTENTGKVVGSAREGSQIIEERGLMDFSKLSLMQTKKNEMQSQVRVLELEKELETERYKLGEIRKKHYQLAGASEGWDEEEDQECDTESPRQPGTPSPPPLEFDPFM